From a single Kitasatospora azatica KCTC 9699 genomic region:
- a CDS encoding 5-dehydro-4-deoxyglucarate dehydratase, producing MPERSLADRLDGLLFFPVTAFAPDGGLDTPTFRVHVRQGVAAGAGAVFAACGTGEYHALDLDEYEEVVRAAVAEAAGQVPVVAGVGHGTALAARFAERAERAGADGLLAMPPYLVKPDQDGLLRHYRALVEASSLELIVYQRDNAVLTPASVVELTGIPAVIGLKDGVGDLELMQRIVSAVRTEVPERPFLYFNGLPTAELTGPAYRSIGISRYSSAVFCFAPDLALAFHRALGSGADETVNRLIDGFYRPLVELRRLGRGYAVSLVKAGVRLQGLDVGTVRPPLSEPAPEHLKRLAELIDHGRTLI from the coding sequence ATGCCCGAACGTTCCCTCGCCGACCGCCTCGACGGACTGCTCTTCTTCCCCGTCACCGCCTTCGCACCGGACGGCGGGCTCGACACGCCCACCTTCCGGGTCCATGTCCGCCAGGGCGTCGCGGCCGGTGCGGGCGCCGTCTTCGCGGCCTGTGGCACCGGCGAGTACCACGCGCTCGACCTGGACGAGTACGAGGAGGTGGTGCGGGCCGCTGTCGCCGAGGCCGCCGGGCAGGTCCCGGTGGTCGCCGGGGTGGGCCACGGCACCGCGCTCGCCGCCCGCTTCGCCGAACGCGCCGAACGTGCCGGCGCGGACGGCCTGTTGGCCATGCCGCCGTACCTGGTCAAGCCCGACCAGGACGGGCTGCTGCGGCACTACCGCGCACTTGTCGAGGCCAGCTCGCTGGAACTGATCGTCTACCAGCGCGACAACGCGGTGCTGACCCCCGCCTCGGTGGTCGAGCTCACCGGCATCCCCGCGGTGATCGGTCTCAAGGACGGGGTCGGCGACCTCGAGCTGATGCAGCGGATCGTCAGCGCGGTGCGCACCGAGGTGCCGGAACGTCCGTTCCTCTACTTCAACGGCCTGCCGACCGCCGAACTGACCGGGCCGGCCTACCGCAGCATCGGGATCAGCCGGTACTCCTCGGCGGTGTTCTGCTTCGCGCCGGATCTCGCGCTGGCCTTCCACCGGGCGCTCGGCAGCGGAGCGGACGAGACCGTCAACCGCCTGATCGACGGCTTCTACCGCCCACTGGTGGAGCTGCGCCGGCTGGGCCGTGGGTACGCCGTCTCGCTGGTCAAGGCGGGGGTGCGGCTGCAAGGGCTGGACGTAGGCACGGTCCGGCCACCGCTGAGCGAACCGGCCCCGGAGCATCTGAAGCGGCTGGCCGAACTCATCGACCACGGCCGGACCCTGATCTGA
- a CDS encoding NAD-dependent epimerase/dehydratase family protein, whose protein sequence is MTEPRTVLLTGAAGGVGTILRTELPSYGYRLRNFDRAPVPGDPEAITADLLDSEALAAAMAGVDAVVHLAGIPLEAEFADLLAANIDGTYRVYEAARAAGVRRVVYASSNHAVGFTERPEPGELVPVETELRPDTYYGLSKCFGENLASLYADRHGIDTVSIRIGSCFEHPETVRQLATWLSPGDCGRLVHAALSAPVSGHRVVYGISANTRAWWDLAPARALGYQPQDDAEVFAAKLIAEYGELSEDDVEFRYIGGDFTRMEPPK, encoded by the coding sequence TTGACCGAGCCCCGCACCGTCCTGCTCACCGGCGCCGCCGGCGGCGTCGGCACCATCCTGCGCACCGAACTGCCCAGCTACGGCTACCGCCTGCGCAACTTCGACCGCGCGCCGGTGCCCGGCGATCCCGAGGCGATCACCGCCGACCTGCTGGACTCCGAGGCCCTGGCCGCCGCGATGGCGGGCGTCGACGCCGTGGTACACCTGGCCGGGATCCCGCTGGAGGCGGAGTTCGCCGACCTGCTCGCCGCCAACATCGACGGGACCTACCGCGTCTACGAGGCGGCCCGGGCAGCCGGCGTCCGACGAGTCGTCTACGCCAGCAGCAACCACGCCGTGGGCTTCACCGAGCGCCCCGAACCGGGCGAACTCGTACCGGTGGAGACCGAGTTGCGGCCCGACACCTACTACGGTCTGTCCAAGTGCTTCGGCGAGAACCTGGCCTCGCTGTACGCCGACCGGCACGGCATCGACACCGTCTCGATCCGGATCGGCTCCTGCTTCGAGCACCCGGAGACGGTCCGGCAGCTGGCCACCTGGCTCAGCCCCGGCGACTGCGGCCGCCTGGTGCACGCCGCGCTGAGCGCCCCGGTCAGCGGCCACCGAGTGGTCTACGGCATCTCCGCCAACACCCGCGCCTGGTGGGACCTGGCCCCGGCCCGGGCGCTCGGCTACCAGCCGCAGGACGATGCCGAGGTGTTCGCCGCCAAGCTGATCGCCGAGTACGGCGAACTCTCCGAGGACGACGTGGAGTTCCGCTACATCGGTGGCGACTTCACCCGGATGGAGCCGCCCAAGTGA
- a CDS encoding amidase, with protein MEYAEYRRYDAVGLAELVAKREVSPIELLDAAIARAEAVNGKVNAIITPMYQIARERAAAEAESTGPFAGVPFLLKDLHQDYAGLPTGSGCRALAAGPVPTEHSEVVRRWLDAGLLVFGKTNTPEFGAKGITEPELTGPTRNPWDLSRTSGGSSGGAAAAVAAGILPMAGASDGGGSIRIPAACCGLVGLKPGRGLVPAGPQFAEYLHGAATDGVISRTVRDSAAMLDVLTAEPDPGGPFLAARSARPYAELARQAPERLRIGFSTRSPLGTEVHPHAVAAVEDAAALLAGLGHEVEPAETGIDEHRLAFDFLTMWCTQLAYTVGEIRRRTGAGPDAFELDTHLLAAAGRKLKAPDYFAAHDRWNGYNRSLAAFHRRYDLLLTPTLARPPVRIGELDTPKPVRAVAKVLLRLGLLGTLAGTKAWEKAVIENLSATPYTQLANITGRPAISLPTYRTPEGLPLGVQFVGPLGSEGQLLALAAQLEAERPWAQLEPQL; from the coding sequence GTGGAGTACGCCGAGTACCGGCGGTACGACGCCGTCGGGCTGGCCGAGTTGGTGGCCAAGCGCGAGGTGTCGCCGATCGAGCTGCTGGATGCCGCGATCGCCCGCGCCGAGGCCGTCAACGGCAAGGTCAACGCGATCATCACTCCGATGTACCAGATCGCGCGCGAACGCGCCGCCGCCGAGGCGGAGTCGACCGGACCGTTCGCCGGCGTCCCGTTCCTGCTGAAGGACCTCCACCAGGACTATGCGGGCCTGCCCACCGGCAGCGGCTGCCGCGCTCTCGCCGCCGGTCCGGTACCCACCGAGCACAGCGAGGTGGTGCGCCGCTGGCTGGACGCCGGGCTGCTGGTCTTCGGCAAGACCAACACCCCGGAGTTCGGCGCCAAGGGCATCACCGAGCCCGAGCTGACCGGGCCGACCCGCAACCCCTGGGACCTGTCCCGCACTTCGGGCGGCTCCTCGGGCGGGGCGGCGGCAGCCGTCGCCGCGGGGATCCTGCCGATGGCCGGCGCCAGCGACGGCGGCGGCTCGATCCGGATCCCCGCCGCCTGCTGCGGACTGGTCGGCCTCAAGCCGGGCCGCGGCCTGGTACCGGCCGGACCGCAGTTCGCCGAGTACCTGCACGGCGCCGCCACCGACGGCGTGATCTCCCGCACCGTCCGCGACAGCGCGGCGATGCTCGACGTGCTGACCGCCGAGCCGGACCCGGGTGGCCCGTTCCTGGCCGCCCGCTCCGCCCGCCCGTACGCCGAACTCGCCCGCCAGGCCCCCGAACGGCTGCGGATCGGCTTCAGCACCCGCTCGCCGCTCGGCACCGAGGTGCACCCGCACGCGGTGGCCGCCGTCGAGGACGCCGCCGCGCTGCTCGCCGGGCTGGGCCACGAGGTCGAGCCCGCCGAGACCGGCATCGACGAGCACCGCCTCGCCTTCGACTTCCTCACCATGTGGTGCACCCAACTCGCCTACACCGTAGGCGAGATCCGCCGCCGTACCGGCGCCGGGCCCGATGCCTTCGAGCTGGACACCCACCTGCTCGCGGCCGCCGGCCGCAAACTCAAGGCGCCTGACTACTTCGCGGCGCACGACCGGTGGAACGGCTACAACCGGTCACTGGCCGCCTTCCACCGCCGCTACGACCTGCTGCTCACCCCGACACTGGCCCGACCGCCGGTGCGGATCGGCGAATTGGACACGCCGAAGCCGGTGCGCGCCGTCGCCAAGGTGTTGCTGCGGCTCGGGCTGCTCGGCACCCTGGCGGGCACCAAGGCCTGGGAGAAGGCGGTGATCGAGAACCTGTCGGCCACCCCGTACACCCAACTGGCCAACATCACCGGTCGTCCGGCGATCAGCCTGCCCACCTACCGAACCCCCGAGGGCCTGCCGCTCGGCGTCCAGTTCGTCGGACCGCTCGGCAGTGAGGGGCAACTGCTAGCCCTGGCAGCCCAGTTGGAGGCCGAGCGGCCATGGGCCCAGCTGGAGCCGCAGCTGTGA
- a CDS encoding NAD(P)-dependent alcohol dehydrogenase, whose protein sequence is MKAIVQDVYGPPEVLRLEEIDQPVPGSGEVLIRVRAAAVDLGIWHLMTGLPYLVRTVSGLRAPKVRVRGMDLAGEVAAVGPGVTRFQPGDEVYGSCEGSFAEYACAKQDRIAPKPANLTHEQAAAVPVSGCTALQALRDAGQLLEGQSVLVIGAAGGVGSFAVQLAKAYGARVTGVCSTEKAELVRALGAEEVVDYTRENPVDGSRRYDLVLDTAGNRPLTALRRALTPRGTLVIVGGQTDGRWLGGTDRQLRAMLLSPLVGQRLTSLVAKQPDRDLRILAGLIEAGSVTPVIDRGYPLAEVPDAVRRLKERHARGKIVIRVA, encoded by the coding sequence ATGAAAGCCATAGTCCAGGACGTTTACGGACCGCCCGAGGTCCTGCGGCTCGAGGAGATCGACCAGCCGGTGCCCGGCAGTGGCGAGGTGCTCATCCGGGTCCGGGCGGCCGCCGTCGACCTGGGGATCTGGCACCTGATGACCGGACTGCCGTACCTGGTCCGCACCGTGAGCGGCCTGCGCGCGCCCAAGGTCCGGGTCCGCGGCATGGACCTCGCCGGGGAGGTGGCGGCGGTCGGGCCGGGCGTCACCCGCTTCCAGCCGGGTGACGAGGTGTACGGCTCCTGCGAGGGTTCGTTCGCCGAGTACGCGTGCGCCAAGCAGGACCGGATCGCACCCAAGCCGGCGAACCTCACCCACGAACAGGCGGCCGCCGTCCCGGTCTCCGGGTGCACCGCACTGCAGGCCCTGCGCGACGCAGGCCAACTGCTCGAGGGGCAGAGCGTTCTGGTGATCGGCGCGGCGGGCGGTGTCGGCAGCTTCGCCGTTCAGCTGGCCAAGGCCTACGGCGCTCGGGTCACCGGCGTCTGCAGCACCGAGAAGGCGGAGCTGGTCCGCGCCCTCGGCGCCGAGGAGGTCGTCGACTACACCCGCGAGAACCCCGTCGACGGCAGCCGCCGATACGACCTGGTGCTCGACACCGCAGGCAACCGCCCGCTGACCGCGCTGCGCCGCGCCCTCACCCCGCGCGGCACCCTGGTCATCGTCGGCGGCCAGACCGACGGCAGGTGGCTCGGCGGTACCGACCGGCAGTTGCGGGCGATGCTGCTCTCGCCGCTCGTCGGCCAGCGGCTCACCAGCCTGGTCGCCAAGCAGCCCGACCGCGACCTGCGAATCCTGGCGGGCCTGATCGAGGCCGGCTCGGTGACACCCGTCATCGACCGCGGCTACCCGCTGGCCGAGGTCCCCGATGCCGTCCGGCGCCTGAAGGAGCGACACGCCCGCGGCAAGATCGTCATCCGGGTGGCCTGA
- a CDS encoding IclR family transcriptional regulator, whose translation MAQPTPAESGSGGAQVKSAVRTVELLEYFASHPGMHSLAEVHEQVGYPKSSLYMLLRTLVELGWVETDATGTRYGIGVRALLVGTSYIDGDEVVSASRPVLDKLAAETTETVHLARLDGLDVVYLATRESQHYLRPFARVGRRLPAHTTSHGKALLATYSDEQVRAMLPAELASLTENTITDPAVLIEELHQVRERGFAIDNEENTLGLRCFGIAIPYRTPARDAISVSVPVARLTPGREQLIREALLEARNRLLMTVRHL comes from the coding sequence ATGGCACAGCCCACGCCTGCCGAGTCCGGCTCCGGCGGCGCCCAGGTGAAGTCCGCGGTCCGCACGGTCGAGCTGCTGGAGTACTTCGCGAGCCACCCGGGGATGCACAGCCTGGCCGAGGTTCACGAACAGGTCGGCTACCCCAAGAGCAGCCTCTACATGCTGCTGCGCACCCTGGTCGAGCTGGGCTGGGTGGAGACCGACGCGACCGGCACCAGGTACGGCATCGGCGTGCGGGCACTCCTGGTCGGCACCTCCTACATCGACGGCGACGAGGTGGTCTCGGCCTCCCGCCCAGTGCTGGACAAGCTGGCCGCCGAGACCACCGAGACGGTCCACCTGGCCCGCCTCGACGGTCTGGACGTGGTCTACCTGGCCACCCGCGAATCGCAGCACTACCTGCGGCCCTTCGCCCGGGTGGGTCGCCGGCTGCCCGCGCACACCACCTCGCACGGCAAGGCGCTGCTGGCCACCTACTCCGACGAGCAGGTGCGCGCGATGCTGCCGGCCGAGCTGGCCTCGCTCACCGAGAACACGATCACCGACCCGGCCGTGCTGATCGAGGAACTGCACCAGGTCCGCGAGCGCGGGTTCGCGATCGACAACGAGGAGAACACCCTCGGCCTGCGCTGCTTCGGCATCGCGATCCCGTACCGCACACCCGCCCGGGACGCGATCAGCGTCTCGGTCCCGGTCGCCCGGCTCACCCCCGGCCGGGAGCAGCTGATCCGCGAGGCGCTGCTGGAGGCCCGCAACCGGTTGCTCATGACGGTCCGTCACCTCTGA